The Streptomyces racemochromogenes DNA segment CTGGACGTGGACAGTGAGACGCATTCCGAGCACTGGGAGGTCGGGGGCATCCCGGGCGGCGGCTCGCGGCACCCGCGCGGGGACGCGTACACGTATTTCCAGGGGGACGGGCACGAGCTGCGCGGCGTGTTCGAGAAGGTGGGGACGGCGGTCATCGACCGGACGCTGCACCGGACGGGCATGGACTGGGACGGTTTCGCGAAGGTGCTGGTGCACCAGGTGACGGTGCCGTACCTGGAGCGGTTCGCGGAGCTGACCGGGGTGCCGGCGCGGAAGCTGGTGGTGACGGTGCCGGAGCTGGGGAACGTGGCGAGCGCGAGCATCGGGGTGCAGCTGGAGCGGGTCTTCCCGGGGCTGGCGGCCGGGGAGCGGGTGCTGTTCGTCGGGCTGGGCGGCGGGATCAGCATCATGACGATGGTCTGGGAGAAGTCGTGAGCACGCCGATGTGGGTGGTGGTGCCGGCGCACGAGGAGGAGGCGCGGCTCGCCGGGACCCTGCGGGCGCTGGCCGCGCAGCGGGACCGGGACTTCACGCTGCTGGTGGTGGACAACGCCTCGGCGGACGGTACGGGCGCCGTCGCGCGGGAGTTCGCGGCGCGGGCGCCGTTCCCGGTGGAGGTGATCGAGGAACCGGAGAAGGGGGTCGGCTCGGCGGTGGACACCGGCTTCCGGTACGCCATCGCGCGGGGTGCGGTGCTGCTGGCGCGGACGGACGCGGACTGCCTGCCGCGGCCCGGCTGGACGGGTGCGGCGCGGGCCGCGCTGCGGGTGCGGCCGGGGCTGGTGTGCGGGCGGGTCACGGCCCGGCGCGACGAGCACGGGCCGCTGGGGCGGGCCGGATTCGCCGGGCTGGTGGGGGTGGCCGCGCTGTTCGGGCGGCTGCGGCCGGAGCACGCCCGGCGGCACGGCTTCCGGGCGCCGTACCGGATGCACGCGGGGAACAACATGGCGATCACCGCCGAGCTGTACCTGGCCGTGGGCGGGATGCCGCGGCGGCCCTCGCCGACGGACCGGCTGTTCCTGAACGCGGTCCGCCGCCACACCGACCGGATCTCCCGCTGCCGGGGCATGGTCGTGGAGAACTCCACGCGCCGGCTGCGCGCGTACGGCCTCGCCGGGACCGCCCGCTGGTACCTCGACCAGGGCAGCGGCACGCACGGAACGGACGACCCCCGCTGATGCTGGACCGACTCGACAAGGCGCTGCGGGCCCGGCCCGAGCGGCCCGCCGTGCTCTGCGCGACCCGTTCGGGCGGCACCCGGGTGCGTGCCACCCGGGGTGAACTCGCCGCACTGGCCGACGACTTCGCCGCCGCGCTGCACGCGCGGGGGCTGCGCGCCGGGGACACCGTCGGGGTGGCCGTACGGCCCGGGCCGCGCGCCCTGGCGGTGCTGCTGGCGCTGTGGCGGCTGGGGCTGCGCGGTGCGGTGCTGGACCCGGGCGCGGGGGCGGAGGTGCTGCGGGCCCGGCTGGCGCTGGCGCGGCCGGCGCTGGTGCTGGCGGACGGCGCCGCGCAGGCGGTGGCGGGATGGGCCCGGCCGCTGGCCCGGCGGGCGGCGCTGGAGCTGCCGGAGCTGGCTTCGCTGGGGCCGGTGGCCACGGTGGGGCCCCGGCTGCCGGGGTGCGCGCCGGCGCTGGAGCGGGGGGTGTCCCGGGCGGGGGTGCCGGCGGGGTACGACGCGGACGGAGACGCGGTGATCGTGTTCACCTCCGGGACCACCTCGCGGCCCCGGGCCGTGGTGCACACCCGGGCGGGGCTGGCCGCCGGGATGGAGACGGTGTCGCGGCTGTTCGCCGGCGGCGGCGAGGGGCCCGTGCTGGGCGGGACCTTCTTCGTCCTGGTGCCCTCGCTGGCACACGGGGCGCCGGTGGCGCTGCCGGCCCGCTCCCCCGCGACGCTGGCCCGGCAGCTGGCGCGGCTGGCGCCGCGGGACACCTATCTGACGCCGCCGCAGCTGCGGGACGCGCTCGGCGCGGGGGCCAGGTTCGGCGGCCGGGTCTGGACGGGGTCGGCTCCGGCGGGCGCCGGCCTGCTGGGGCGGGTCCGGGAGGCGGGCGCGGACCAGGCGTGGGGGGTGTACGCGCTGACCGAGCTGTTCCCGGCGGCCGCGGTGGAGTCCCGGGAGAAGGCCGCCTTCGAGGGGGCGGGGGACCTGGTGGGCGCCCCGCTGCCCGGGGTGCGGGCCGCGGTGGACGCGGACGGCCAGCTGCTGCTGACCGGGCCCGCGGCCCGGGACCGCTACCTGGGCGAGGAGCCGGATCCGTGGGTGGCGACGGGGGACCGGGCGCGTCTGGACGGGTCCGGCCGGATCGTGCTGGAGGGCCGCTGCAAGGACATGGTGCTGCGCCGGGCGGAGAACATCTACCCGGGCCTGTACGAGCCGGCCCTGCACGTGCCGGGGGTGGAGCTGGGCGTGCTCGTCGGGATCCCGGCGGGCGACGGGGACGAGTGGCTGGTGGCGGTGGTCCAGCCGCAGCCCGGTGTCCCCGAACCGGCCCTGCGGGCCGCGCTGTCGGAGCCGCTGCGGCGGATGGGCACGGCCCGGCCGGACGCGCTGCTGTTCGCGGACATCCCGCTGTCGGGGCGCTCGCGCAAACCGGACCGGGCGGCGGTGTCGGCGCTGGCGGCGGCCCGGCTGGGCAGGGGGGTGCGGTGAGCCTGTGGGTGGTGGTCCCCGCGTACGACGAGGAGGCCCCCATCGGGGGGACGCCGGCCGCGCGGGAGGACACCTGCGGAGGGGCGCCGCGGGAGCGGCTGGAAGGGGGCTCGGAGGACGTCACCCCGCTCGACCGGGCCCCCGAGCACCTGGTGGTGCAGAGCAGCCTGCGGCGGCTGCGTTCCCGGGGTGCGCGGCGCACCCCGCTCTGGTTCGGGGACCGGCGTTACCGGCCGGCCGACACGAAAGAGGTTCACGTCCGATGACCAGCTCCGCCCAGGCCCGGGCCCGCCGGCGCGACCGCCGGGTCTACCTGCGCAGCCACCCGCTGCTGTTCGGGCTGCTCGCCGCCACGCGGGGGCGGGCCGCGCGCCGGATCGGGGGCACGGTGCTGGTGCACGACGCCGCCGCCTACCGGGAGGCGCTGACCGGGATCCCGCTGGACCGGACGGCGGCCGGGACCACGGGCGGGGCCGCGCGGGAGGCGCTGCGCGGGGCCGGCGGGGTGCTGTTCGACCAGGAGGGCGGCGGGCACCGGGCGGGCCGGCGTTCGCTGGCGGAGGGGCTCGGCGCTGCCGGGGTGGAGGAGCTGCGGGCGGTGTGGCGGCCGCTGCTGGTGCGGGGGGTGGCGCCGCTGGGCCGGGGTGCGGAGGTGGACGTGGTGGCGCTGGCGCGGGAGCTGGCCGGGTCGGTGGCGGGGGCGCTGCTGGGCTGTGCGGCCGGGCCGCTGGTGCTGGCTCAGGCGGCTTCGGCGGCCGCGGCGGCCTCGGTGCGCGGCCACCTGCCGGGCCCGCCGCGGCCCGGGGCGGCGGCAGCGGCGGCCCGGGCGGCGGAGCGGCTGCGGGGGGTGCTGGGCGGCGGGGACGCCCTGGACGCGATGGTGGCGGTGGCCGCGGTGAACACCACCGTGGCGGCGGTGCCCCGGGCGGTCGCCTGGTGCGCGGACGCCGGGCTGTGGGGGCAGGCCGCGGACGCGGGGCTGCGGCCCCGGCTGGCGCGTGAGCTGCTGCGGGTCACGGCGGCCTCACCGGTGCTGCCCCGGGTCGCGGCGGGGGCGGGGACGGTGGGGGGCTGCCCGGTGCGGGGCGGGGACCGGCTGCTGCTGGTGGCCCGGCACGCGGCGGGGGCGCACCGGCGCGACCCGGACGGGCGGGATCCGGCGGGGGCGGGGGTGGCGCGGCTGGTGTTCGGGGCGGGGCCGCACGTGTGCCCGGGGGCCCGGCTGGCGACCGTGCTGCTGGAGGACGTGCTGGAGGCGCTGGCCGGGTACCGGCCGGTGGTGGCGCGTTGCCGGGTGGACCGTCGCGCGGCCCTGCCGGGCTGGCGGGTGCTGACGGTGAGGGCGGCCTCGTGACGACGGTCGCGGTCACGGGGGCGAGCGGCTTCTGCGGCGGGCACGTGGCCCGGGCGGCGGCCGCGGCCGGGCACCGGGTCGTCTGTCTGGGGCGGCGGCGGGGGCCGGTGGGCGGGAACCGGTTCTGGGACGCGGCGGCGGCCGGGCCGGACCTGTCGGGGGTGGACCTGGTCGTCCACTGCGCGGCGGCGGTGGGCGATCCCGCGCCGGGCTCGCGGGCGGAGGCGGCGATGCGGGCCGTCAACGTGGACGGGACGGCCCGGCTGCTGGACGCGGCGGCCGGCCGGCCGGTGGTGTGGGTGAGCAGCGCGAGCGTCTACGACCCGCGCCCGGACCGGGCCCGGGTCACGGAGGAGCATCCGCGCGGGAACCAGCTGAACGCCTACGGCCGTACGAAGGCGGAGGGCGAGGCCCTGGCCCTGGCGGCGGGGGCGGTGGTGCTGCGTCCGAGGGCCGTCTACGGGCCGGGCGACACCCAGCTCCTGCCGCGCCTGCTGTCGCGGGTGCGGGCGGGCACCCTGCTGCTGCCGGGTCCGGACGTACGGCTGAGCCTGACGGCGGTGGAGAACCTGGCGGACGCCTGCCTGGCGGCGCCGGGCTGGGCGCCGGGCGCGTACAACGTGGCGGACGCGGCCCCGTACTCCCGGGACGCGGCGGTCACGGCGGTGCTGCGCGCCCACGGGGTCCGGGCGCGGATCAGGCACCTGCCCCTCCCGCTGGCGGGGGCGGCGGCCCGTGCGGCGCAGGCGCTGTCCCGGCTGACCGGCGCCGAGCCGGCGCTGAGCCGGTACGCGGTGGACCAGCTGGCGCACCCGGTGGTGCTGGACCTGGCCAGGGCCCGCGCGCGGGGCTGGATCCCGCGGCGGACCCTGGAGGACTACCTCAGCTCCCGGCCGGCGTGAGCCGCAGGGAGATGCTGTTGATGCAGTACCGCTGGTCGGTGGGCGTCGGGTAGCCCTCGCCCTCGAAGACGTGTCCGAGGTGGGAGCCGCACGTCGCGCAGAGGACCTCGGTGCGGACCATGCCGTGCGAGGTGTCGGCGCGCAGTTCGACGGCGTCGGTGTCCTTCGGGTCGTAGAAGGACGGCCAGCCGCAGTGCGACTCGAACTTCTCCGAGGAGCGGAAGAGCTCGGCGCCGCAGCCGCGGCAGGAGTAGACGCCCTCCGTCTTGGTGTCGGTGTACTCGCCGCGGAAGGCGGGCTCGGTGCCGGCGAGGCGCAGCACCTGGTACTCGGACGGGGTCAGCTCCGCCTGCCACTGCTCGTCCGTCTTCTGGACCTCGTACGCCATGACGCTCCCGCTCCCTCAGTTCGACAGGCGGGCGAGGATCCGGGGTCCCAGATCCGTGACGTCGCCGGCGCCCATCGTCAGAACGAGATCGCCGGGCTTGGCCATTCCCGCGATCACGTCGGCGACGGCGCCCTTGTCGTGCTCGGCGGCGACGTCGGCGCCGGCGGTGCGGGCGGCGGAGATGATCAGCTCGCTGGTGACGCCGGGGATCGGGTCCTCGCGGGCCGGGTAGATGTCGAGGACCACGGAGGCGTCGGCCAGGGCGAGGGCCTGGCCCATCTCCTTGCCCAGTTCCTGGGTGCGGGAGAAGAGGTGGGGCTGGAAGACGACCAGGATGCGGGAGTCGCCGGCGGCGCCGCGGATGGCTTCCAGGTCGGCGGTCATCTCGGTGGGGTGGTGCGCGTAGGAGTCGATGACCTGGACGCCGGCTGCTTCGCCCTTGAGCTGGAGGCGGCGCTTGACGCCGGTGTACTTGCCGAGGGCGGCGGCGAGGTCGTCGGCCGGGATGCCGAGGGCGACGCCGGCGGTGAGGGCGGCGACGGCGTTGTGGGCGTAGTGGCGGCCGGGGACGGAGACGGTGAAGACGATCTCACGGCCGTCCATCACGACGGCGACCTCGCTGGTCAGGCCGCGGGGGGTGATCTCGCGGATCCGGACGTCGGCGTTCTCGTCCTCGCCGTAGGTCTTGACGGTCAGGCCGGGGTTGCCGCTGACGCGGCGGGCGATCTCGGCGGCGCCTTCCTGGCCGTGGGCGACGACGAGGGTGCCACCGGGGACGATCTTGCCGACGAAGGTCTCGAAGGACTCGTAGATCTCGTCCATCGACGCGTAGTTCGCGTGGTGGTCGAGCTCGGCGTTGAGGATGATCGCGACCTGCGGGGTGTACTTGTGGAAGCTGCGGTCGCTCTCGTCCGCCTCGGCGACGAAGACGTCGCCCTCGCCGTGGTGGGCGTTGGAGCCGGGGGCGTCCAGGTCGCCGCCGATGGCGTACGAGGGGTCGAGGCCCAGGGCGCTGAGCGCGACGGCCAGCATCGAGGTGGTGGTGGTCTTGCCGTGGGTGCCGGCGACGGCGATCGGGCGCAGGCCGTCCATGACGGAGGCGAGGGCGTCCGAGCGGTGCACGACGGGGATGCCGAGCTCGGCGGCGCGGGCCAGCTCGGGGTTGTCGGCGCGGATGGCGCTGGAGACGACGACGCAGGTGGCGTCGGTGGCGAGGTGGCCGGCGGCGTGCCCGATGTGGACCGTGGCCCCGTGGGCGCGCAGCGCCTGGGCGGTCTCGGAGTCACGGGAGTCGCTGCCGGCCACCTGCGCGCCGCGCTGGGCGAGGATCTTCGCGATGCCGGACATGCCGGCGCCGCCGATGCCGATGAAGTGGGGCCGTTCCATCGCGGTCGGCAGGCCGGGCTTCATTCAGGTCGCTCCAGGATCGAGTGCGGGGGCCCGCCGGGGTGGGGCCGGGGACGTGTCCGGGGGTGGGCCCGGGGGTGTGTCCGCCCCAGCCTATTCGTTGTGGGCGAAGAGCTTGAGCACCGGAACCTCCACTTTGTGCCGGGCGCGGGAGGCCCAGTCCCGGTGGAAGAACTCCTCGACCAGGTGGGGGGCGGTCAGGACGATCACCTCGTCGGCCGCGGTCTCGTCGACGACGGCCTTCAGTTTGTCGAGCGGGTGGTCCTCGACGATCTGGCCGACGGCCTTTGCGCCCTTGGCGCGCAGGGCGGCGAGCGAGTGTGCGAGCGCCTGTGCTGCGGGCCCCCGGGCGGCCTCGCCCTCGGGCACGTCGGCCTCGTGGAGGGCCTCGGGCAGTTCGCCGAGCGCCACGTCGTCGATGGCGCGCAGCAGCCGGTCCTGGTCACCCCTGGGTTGCATGAGGACGAAGAAGGAGACCGGGTCGTCTCCGTGCAGAGTGGTGACGAAGTCCACGTCCACCGTGGTAAGCGGCTGCTCGATCATCAATACGCTCGTGAACACGGACGCCTCTCCTTCATGGGCCGAGGCCGTCGGCCGGCCCCTGCGGAAACCATCCTGCCCCGCCTGCGCGCGGGGCCTCGCGAGTATGTGTGCCCAGGTATGTGCCCGTCGGAAGCTAAGCGGAACGAGAAATTCCGCTCCTTGTCAGATCCGACGGTAGCTGGTGAACAGGAACCCGGCCTCCTCCAGTACGCAGGCGGGCGCCAGCCGGTGCGGAACCGTCACGGAGGGCCCGCCGGAGATCCGCTGGGCGCCGCCCGCCGTGAGCGTCGGCGAGATCGTCAGGCACAGCTCGTCCAGGACGTCGGCCGCCACGAACTGCCCCAGCAGCCGGGGCCCGCCCTCGGTCAGCTGCCGCCGCAGCCCCCGGGCGGCCAGCTCGCGCACCGCCCGCTCCGGGTCCGCCCCGGCCCCCTCGCCCGCCACCACGACCTCGGCCCCGGCCGCGGCGGCCGCGGCCACCCGGTCGGAGGGGGCCCCGGCCCCGGTGACCACCAGGGTGGGGACCAGCGGCGAGGTGAACAGGGGCAGGGTGAAGTCCAGGTCCAGGCTCGCGGTCACCACCGCGATGGCGGGGGCGGGACCCTGCCCCGCGGCCGCACGCCGGGCCGCGAAGGCCTCCCGGGCCCGCGCCGGGCGGTAGCCCTCCTGGCGAACCGTTTCCGCCCCCACGACCACCACGTCGGCCAGTGCCCGCAGAGTCCCGAAGATCCGCATGTCGGTCTCGCCCGAGATGGGCTGGGAGCGCCCGTCGTGCTGGGCCGCGCCGTCCAGCGTGGACACCATGTTGGCGCGCAGCCAGTGGGCGTCGGGGGCCAGCTCCGGGTACGCGTAGGCGTCGGCGAGCTCGTCCAGCGACCACTCCCGGTCGGCGGACGGCCACGCACCGTCGGCAGGGCCCCCGGGAGCGGCGGATGTCTGATCGGTCACAGGGAACAGGCGTCGCATCGGTGCAGTGTGACACGCCCCGTAGAGTTGAGAGCTGTGTCGACATCTCTCTCCACCTCCGGCCCTGCCTCCGGGCAGCCCCCCATAGCCGACGCGGGCCCCCTCGCCCTGTGCGCCCGCGAGCCGCGCGTGCCGGCCGAACGGCTGGTGGCCGAGATGGTCCCGCCGCCCCGCTTCGACTCGGTGCGCTTCGACACCTACAACCCCGACCCGGCCCAGCCGAGCCAGGCCGAGGCCGTCACGGTGCTGAGCGGCTTCGCCGCCGGGCTGGGCGGCGCCCACGCCAGCGGCGCCGGCAAGCGCAGGTGGTTCCAGAAGAAGGCACCCGCCCCGGCCGCCGGCCCGCGCGGGGTCTACCTCGACGGCGGCTACGGCGTCGGCAAGACCCACCTCCTCGCCTCCCTCTGGCACGCCACCCCCGCCGAGCCCGCGCTCAAGGCCTTCGGCACCTTCGTGGAGCTCACGAACCTGGTGGGCGCGCTCGGCTTCCAGCAGACCGTCCAGACCCTGGGCGGGCACCGGCTGCTGTGCATCGACGAGTTCGAGCTCGACGACCCGGGCGACACCGTTCTGGTCTCCTCCCTGCTCAGCCGCCTCGTCGAGCAGGGCGTGGCACTGGCCGCCACCTCCAACACGCTGCCCGGCAAGCTCGGCGAGGGCCGCTTCGCCGCCGCCGACTTCCTGCGCGAGATCCAGGGCCTCTCCGCCCACTTCCGGCCGCTGCGCATCGACGGCCAGGACTACCGCCACCGCGGCCTGCCCGAGGCCCCCGCGCCCTTCTCCGACGAGCAGGTCGCCAAGGCCGCGTACGCCACCCCGGGCGCGAGCCTCGACGACTTCCCGGGCCTGCTGGACCACCTGGCGAAGGTCCACCCGAGCCGCTACGGGGCGCTGACGGACGGGATAGCGGCGGTCTGCCTGACCGACGTCGTCCCGGTGCCGGACCAGTCGACGGCGCTGCGCCTGGTGGTGCTGGCCGACCGGCTCTACGACCGCGAGGTCCCGGTCCTGGCCTCCGGCGTGCCCTTCGACCGGCTGTTCAGCGACGACATGCTCAACGGCGGTTACCGGAAGAAGTACTTCCGAGCCATATCGCGGCTCACCGCGCTCGCCCGCGACGCGAAACCCCTGGTCTCCCAGTAGGTTTGGCACGGCCGGGTCGCTCCTCGCGGCCCGGCCGTTTCCACTTCCGCGAAGGGATCACCATGGCCACCACGCGTCACGCGCACACCGTCTGGGAAGGCAACCTGCTGGAGGGCAAGGGCGTCGTCTCCCTCGACTCCTCGGGCATCGGCTCGTACGACGTCTCCTGGCCCTCCCGCGCCGAGGCCGCCAACGGCAAGACCAGCCCCGAGGAGCTGATCGCGGCCGCCCACTCCAGCTGCTTCTCGATGGCCCTCTCCCACGGCCTCGCCGGCGCCGGCAACCCTCCCACCCGCCTGGAGACCAAGGCCGACGTCACCTTCCAGCCGGGTGAGGGCATCACCGGCATCCACCTGACGGTGCGCGGTGAGGTCCCGGGCCTCGACGCGCAGGGCTTCGCCGCCGCCGCCGAGGACGCGAAGAAGAACTGCCCGGTCAGCCAGGCCCTGACGGGTACGACGATCACCCTGAGCGCCGAGCTCGTCTGATCCCCTCCCCTCGTCACCGCCGGGCCCCGCGCGCACGCCGCGCCGGGGCCCGGTGGGGTGACGGGGGCGGGTGCCCGCACGCGTCGCGCGGGGGGCGCCCGCCCGGCGTGGTACCACGGGCCGGTCACATCTCCAGTGGTCCAGCGGGGAGTTGCCGATGTCCGTCACCCGACGCAGCCTGCTCGCGGCCGGCGCGGTCGCCTTCAGCGGAGCCCTCGGAGCGCTCTGGGCCCCCGGCCGGGCCCGCGCCTCCGCCCGGGGGTACGGGCCCCTGCTGCCCGACCCGGCCGGACTGCTGGACCTGCCCGCGGGGTTCTCGTACCGGGTCCTCTCGCGCGCCGGGGACCCGCTGCGCTCGGGCGAGGGCACGGTGCCGGCCAACTGCGACGGCATGGCCGCCTTCGGCGCGGGCGGCGGCCGGCTCCGGCTGGTCCGCAACCACGAGAACCGCGCCACCGCCGCACTGCGGGTCCCCGCCGTGGACGGGCTCACGTACGACCCCGGGGCGCTGGGCGGCTGCACGGTGCTGGAGCTGGACCCGGCCGGCGCGGTGCGCTCCGAGCGGGTCGGCCTCGCCGGGACCGCCGTCAACTGCGCGGGCGGGCGCACCCCCTGGAACACCTGGCTGAGCTGCGAGGAGACCGAGGACCGGGCCGGCGACTCGGGGTACTCCCGGGACCACGGGTACGTCTTCGAGGTGGACCCCGCCGACCCGCACCGGCTCGGCGCCGTCCCGCTGACCGCGCTGGGCCGCTTCGCGCACGAGGCCGTCGCCGTGGACCCGTACCGGGGGGTGGTCTACGAGACCGAGGACGCGTTCGTGAAGCCCTTCGGGCTGTTCTGCCGGTTCCTGCCCGCGCGGCCGCTCGGCGGGCCCGGCTCCCTGCGGGCGGGCGGCCTGCTGGAGGCGATGCGGGTGCCCGGGGTGGCGGACCTGTCGGCGGTGGACGAGCCGGGGGCGGAGTTCCCGGTGGAGTGGGTCCCCGTACCGGATCCCGCCGCGGCCGTGACGCCGGTCCGCTTCCAGGACTTCGGGCCGCGCGGGATCACCCACGCGCAGAAGCTGGAGGGCTGCTACTGGGGAGGCACCGGGGTGTACTTCGTCTCCAGCTACGCCCGCGGCCGCGAGGGGGCCGCCGCCGACCACCACGGGCAGGTGTGGTTCCACGACCCGGTGAGCGGCCGGGTCCGGCTGGAGGTGCTCTTCGGCCCGGCGGCGGACACCGCCCTGCC contains these protein-coding regions:
- the msrB gene encoding peptide-methionine (R)-S-oxide reductase MsrB, producing the protein MAYEVQKTDEQWQAELTPSEYQVLRLAGTEPAFRGEYTDTKTEGVYSCRGCGAELFRSSEKFESHCGWPSFYDPKDTDAVELRADTSHGMVRTEVLCATCGSHLGHVFEGEGYPTPTDQRYCINSISLRLTPAGS
- a CDS encoding class I adenylate-forming enzyme family protein; this encodes MLDRLDKALRARPERPAVLCATRSGGTRVRATRGELAALADDFAAALHARGLRAGDTVGVAVRPGPRALAVLLALWRLGLRGAVLDPGAGAEVLRARLALARPALVLADGAAQAVAGWARPLARRAALELPELASLGPVATVGPRLPGCAPALERGVSRAGVPAGYDADGDAVIVFTSGTTSRPRAVVHTRAGLAAGMETVSRLFAGGGEGPVLGGTFFVLVPSLAHGAPVALPARSPATLARQLARLAPRDTYLTPPQLRDALGAGARFGGRVWTGSAPAGAGLLGRVREAGADQAWGVYALTELFPAAAVESREKAAFEGAGDLVGAPLPGVRAAVDADGQLLLTGPAARDRYLGEEPDPWVATGDRARLDGSGRIVLEGRCKDMVLRRAENIYPGLYEPALHVPGVELGVLVGIPAGDGDEWLVAVVQPQPGVPEPALRAALSEPLRRMGTARPDALLFADIPLSGRSRKPDRAAVSALAAARLGRGVR
- the murC gene encoding UDP-N-acetylmuramate--L-alanine ligase, which gives rise to MKPGLPTAMERPHFIGIGGAGMSGIAKILAQRGAQVAGSDSRDSETAQALRAHGATVHIGHAAGHLATDATCVVVSSAIRADNPELARAAELGIPVVHRSDALASVMDGLRPIAVAGTHGKTTTTSMLAVALSALGLDPSYAIGGDLDAPGSNAHHGEGDVFVAEADESDRSFHKYTPQVAIILNAELDHHANYASMDEIYESFETFVGKIVPGGTLVVAHGQEGAAEIARRVSGNPGLTVKTYGEDENADVRIREITPRGLTSEVAVVMDGREIVFTVSVPGRHYAHNAVAALTAGVALGIPADDLAAALGKYTGVKRRLQLKGEAAGVQVIDSYAHHPTEMTADLEAIRGAAGDSRILVVFQPHLFSRTQELGKEMGQALALADASVVLDIYPAREDPIPGVTSELIISAARTAGADVAAEHDKGAVADVIAGMAKPGDLVLTMGAGDVTDLGPRILARLSN
- a CDS encoding cytochrome P450, whose protein sequence is MTSSAQARARRRDRRVYLRSHPLLFGLLAATRGRAARRIGGTVLVHDAAAYREALTGIPLDRTAAGTTGGAAREALRGAGGVLFDQEGGGHRAGRRSLAEGLGAAGVEELRAVWRPLLVRGVAPLGRGAEVDVVALARELAGSVAGALLGCAAGPLVLAQAASAAAAASVRGHLPGPPRPGAAAAAARAAERLRGVLGGGDALDAMVAVAAVNTTVAAVPRAVAWCADAGLWGQAADAGLRPRLARELLRVTAASPVLPRVAAGAGTVGGCPVRGGDRLLLVARHAAGAHRRDPDGRDPAGAGVARLVFGAGPHVCPGARLATVLLEDVLEALAGYRPVVARCRVDRRAALPGWRVLTVRAAS
- a CDS encoding OsmC family protein, which translates into the protein MATTRHAHTVWEGNLLEGKGVVSLDSSGIGSYDVSWPSRAEAANGKTSPEELIAAAHSSCFSMALSHGLAGAGNPPTRLETKADVTFQPGEGITGIHLTVRGEVPGLDAQGFAAAAEDAKKNCPVSQALTGTTITLSAELV
- a CDS encoding NAD-dependent epimerase/dehydratase family protein — translated: MTTVAVTGASGFCGGHVARAAAAAGHRVVCLGRRRGPVGGNRFWDAAAAGPDLSGVDLVVHCAAAVGDPAPGSRAEAAMRAVNVDGTARLLDAAAGRPVVWVSSASVYDPRPDRARVTEEHPRGNQLNAYGRTKAEGEALALAAGAVVLRPRAVYGPGDTQLLPRLLSRVRAGTLLLPGPDVRLSLTAVENLADACLAAPGWAPGAYNVADAAPYSRDAAVTAVLRAHGVRARIRHLPLPLAGAAARAAQALSRLTGAEPALSRYAVDQLAHPVVLDLARARARGWIPRRTLEDYLSSRPA
- a CDS encoding indole-3-glycerol phosphate synthase — protein: MFTSVLMIEQPLTTVDVDFVTTLHGDDPVSFFVLMQPRGDQDRLLRAIDDVALGELPEALHEADVPEGEAARGPAAQALAHSLAALRAKGAKAVGQIVEDHPLDKLKAVVDETAADEVIVLTAPHLVEEFFHRDWASRARHKVEVPVLKLFAHNE
- a CDS encoding pyrimidine reductase family protein; its protein translation is MRRLFPVTDQTSAAPGGPADGAWPSADREWSLDELADAYAYPELAPDAHWLRANMVSTLDGAAQHDGRSQPISGETDMRIFGTLRALADVVVVGAETVRQEGYRPARAREAFAARRAAAGQGPAPAIAVVTASLDLDFTLPLFTSPLVPTLVVTGAGAPSDRVAAAAAAGAEVVVAGEGAGADPERAVRELAARGLRRQLTEGGPRLLGQFVAADVLDELCLTISPTLTAGGAQRISGGPSVTVPHRLAPACVLEEAGFLFTSYRRI
- the zapE gene encoding cell division protein ZapE, yielding MSTSLSTSGPASGQPPIADAGPLALCAREPRVPAERLVAEMVPPPRFDSVRFDTYNPDPAQPSQAEAVTVLSGFAAGLGGAHASGAGKRRWFQKKAPAPAAGPRGVYLDGGYGVGKTHLLASLWHATPAEPALKAFGTFVELTNLVGALGFQQTVQTLGGHRLLCIDEFELDDPGDTVLVSSLLSRLVEQGVALAATSNTLPGKLGEGRFAAADFLREIQGLSAHFRPLRIDGQDYRHRGLPEAPAPFSDEQVAKAAYATPGASLDDFPGLLDHLAKVHPSRYGALTDGIAAVCLTDVVPVPDQSTALRLVVLADRLYDREVPVLASGVPFDRLFSDDMLNGGYRKKYFRAISRLTALARDAKPLVSQ
- a CDS encoding glycosyltransferase family 2 protein produces the protein MSTPMWVVVPAHEEEARLAGTLRALAAQRDRDFTLLVVDNASADGTGAVAREFAARAPFPVEVIEEPEKGVGSAVDTGFRYAIARGAVLLARTDADCLPRPGWTGAARAALRVRPGLVCGRVTARRDEHGPLGRAGFAGLVGVAALFGRLRPEHARRHGFRAPYRMHAGNNMAITAELYLAVGGMPRRPSPTDRLFLNAVRRHTDRISRCRGMVVENSTRRLRAYGLAGTARWYLDQGSGTHGTDDPR
- a CDS encoding alkaline phosphatase PhoX; translated protein: MSVTRRSLLAAGAVAFSGALGALWAPGRARASARGYGPLLPDPAGLLDLPAGFSYRVLSRAGDPLRSGEGTVPANCDGMAAFGAGGGRLRLVRNHENRATAALRVPAVDGLTYDPGALGGCTVLELDPAGAVRSERVGLAGTAVNCAGGRTPWNTWLSCEETEDRAGDSGYSRDHGYVFEVDPADPHRLGAVPLTALGRFAHEAVAVDPYRGVVYETEDAFVKPFGLFCRFLPARPLGGPGSLRAGGLLEAMRVPGVADLSAVDEPGAEFPVEWVPVPDPAAAVTPVRFQDFGPRGITHAQKLEGCYWGGTGVYFVSSYARGREGAAADHHGQVWFHDPVSGRVRLEVLFGPAADTALPGDSPDNICLAPDGGLMVCEDGGGEQYVFGVTPGGEVYPVARNADGIGTPGAPEWGEFAGVTFSPDARTMYVNAYAPGTTFAVTGPWR